A genome region from Ficedula albicollis isolate OC2 chromosome 23, FicAlb1.5, whole genome shotgun sequence includes the following:
- the C23H1orf109 gene encoding uncharacterized protein C1orf109 homolog has translation GTRCPSLADVLEGLQDVERCYRRLYLESKLLLQRLSLDNLADVEALPQSWERILERHRENGVVKDTLLKVSLFVENHREVSCSPGS, from the exons GGAACGCGCTGCCCCTCGCTGGCCGACGTGttggaggggctgcaggacgTGGAACGCTGCTACCGGCGCCT GTACTTGGAGAGCAAACTGCTCCTGCAGCGCCTCAGCTTGGACAACCTGGCAGATGTGGAAGCTCTCCCGCAGTCCTGGGAGAGGATTTTGGAGCGCCACAGAGAAAACGGCGTTGTTAAAG ATACACTCCTGAAGGTCTCACTGTTTGTGGAGAACCATCGGGAGgtgagctgctcccctggctcctga